One genomic window of Ktedonobacteraceae bacterium includes the following:
- a CDS encoding Mu transposase C-terminal domain-containing protein — MDGRRSSAIAIALTYPIPHDAHRIVWQIDHKAPLHVLVRDLRAPSHRTLSGEVRPYLTLVIDSVSRLVMAGRFSYDPPDRFMVAAAIRDAIRTSEQKPFGGVPDEIWVDNGKDLIAHHVQQLAHGLGITLFPGPPHEPQIRGIVERFHETLDTRLWATLPGYVGRNVVERNPAAKAELSLADLEQRFRTFIDQYHQEMHSATGQTPFAFWQEHATPLPVDERLLDMLLKELTHRHVLKEGIKYAGERYWHPELAVLVGEEVLVRAAPCYTAPDELEVFFGEQWRCTAFALSSPKGQAVQRKEVVEAQRRQRGQACRRINAAREALETPHPLTTEQRKGRQATPPHEVLVAPLSSPRAPDLFDFLVARAAQARKDAPHDS, encoded by the coding sequence ATGGACGGGAGGAGGAGTTCCGCAATCGCTATCGCCTTGACGTACCCCATTCCGCATGATGCCCACCGCATCGTCTGGCAGATTGATCACAAGGCTCCCTTGCATGTGCTGGTCCGCGATCTCCGCGCGCCTTCCCATCGCACGCTTTCGGGGGAAGTGCGCCCGTATTTGACCCTGGTGATCGACAGCGTCTCGCGCCTGGTGATGGCTGGACGCTTCAGCTATGATCCCCCGGATCGCTTCATGGTGGCGGCTGCGATCCGCGACGCCATACGGACGTCCGAACAGAAGCCGTTTGGGGGCGTTCCCGATGAAATCTGGGTGGACAACGGAAAAGACCTGATTGCCCATCATGTGCAGCAATTAGCGCACGGGTTGGGCATCACACTCTTTCCCGGACCTCCACATGAGCCACAAATACGCGGGATCGTCGAACGCTTTCATGAGACGCTGGACACGCGTCTGTGGGCCACACTTCCCGGCTATGTGGGCAGAAACGTCGTGGAGCGCAACCCCGCTGCCAAGGCCGAACTCTCCCTCGCTGACCTGGAGCAGCGCTTTCGGACCTTCATCGACCAGTATCACCAGGAGATGCACAGCGCGACCGGACAGACGCCCTTCGCCTTCTGGCAGGAGCACGCCACACCGCTACCGGTTGATGAGCGCCTCCTGGATATGCTGCTCAAAGAACTGACCCACCGGCACGTCCTCAAGGAGGGCATCAAGTATGCCGGGGAGCGGTATTGGCATCCCGAACTGGCGGTGCTGGTGGGCGAGGAGGTGCTGGTGCGCGCAGCCCCCTGCTATACCGCTCCCGACGAACTGGAGGTCTTCTTCGGGGAGCAGTGGCGTTGCACCGCCTTCGCGCTGTCCTCGCCGAAAGGGCAGGCGGTCCAGCGAAAGGAGGTCGTCGAGGCACAACGTCGCCAGCGAGGACAGGCATGCCGCCGCATCAACGCCGCGCGGGAGGCCCTCGAAACGCCTCATCCATTGACAACAGAGCAACGCAAGGGACGACAGGCCACGCCACCACACGAGGTCCTGGTTGCTCCTCTTTCCTCCCCTCGCGCCCCAGACCTCTTTGATTTTTTGGTGGCCCGCGCTGCGCAGGCCAGAAAGGACGCCCCCCATGATTCCTGA
- a CDS encoding Mu transposase C-terminal domain-containing protein — MRLDDDPCRFLPSLREVLPAYEASVGSDGTLEWHGWHYRDERDDVLHYWPNEAVTVRPSPMSEAVIWVYWDQDILCQATASELCHKDGSYRPYWFPYPRLGE, encoded by the coding sequence ATGCGTCTGGATGATGATCCCTGCCGGTTTCTCCCCAGTTTGCGAGAAGTGCTGCCAGCCTATGAAGCCTCAGTGGGGAGTGATGGAACGTTGGAGTGGCACGGCTGGCATTATCGTGACGAGCGGGACGATGTACTCCATTACTGGCCAAATGAAGCGGTGACCGTTCGTCCATCACCCATGAGTGAAGCGGTGATCTGGGTCTATTGGGACCAGGATATTCTCTGCCAGGCCACAGCCTCAGAATTATGTCACAAAGATGGCAGCTATCGCCCCTATTGGTTTCCCTACCCACGTCTTGGGGAATGA
- a CDS encoding ATP-binding protein produces the protein MIPEYADDLDFENRLPTGQVPIMTQSVKRFHACMQFMMQSREETGYATMGVVTGDAGVGKTIAVQTYLQALTPRAYSGFPACVSIKVSPRSTAKAVAKTLITTLNGEHASHNVYDMEAVATEAIRRTDLDLVLVDEGDWLNIESFELLRHIFDRTGCPIVIVGLPRILRVITRHEKFVSRVGLHMEFLTLTQEEVLTTVLPALTLPYWQYQSEDAADREMGFQLWQRVCPSFRKLRVVLQYASQIAHARQVERITPTILAETLRLTLIPQVPTPRHPPPPSPAGSHEAASEQRPPRS, from the coding sequence ATGATTCCTGAATACGCCGATGACCTCGATTTTGAAAATCGCTTGCCAACCGGCCAGGTACCCATCATGACGCAGAGTGTCAAACGCTTTCATGCTTGTATGCAGTTTATGATGCAGTCGCGTGAAGAGACTGGCTACGCCACGATGGGTGTGGTCACGGGAGATGCAGGAGTGGGCAAGACCATTGCCGTGCAGACCTATCTGCAAGCGCTGACCCCTCGGGCCTACAGCGGCTTTCCAGCCTGTGTGAGCATCAAAGTCAGCCCACGTTCGACGGCCAAAGCCGTGGCGAAAACGTTGATTACTACGCTCAATGGAGAACACGCGAGTCACAATGTCTATGATATGGAAGCGGTCGCCACCGAAGCCATTCGGCGCACCGATCTTGACCTGGTGCTGGTCGATGAAGGGGACTGGCTGAACATTGAAAGCTTTGAACTGTTGCGTCATATCTTCGACCGCACCGGCTGCCCCATCGTGATCGTGGGACTTCCTCGCATCCTGCGGGTGATCACCCGCCATGAGAAGTTTGTCAGCCGGGTTGGCCTGCATATGGAATTTCTGACGCTCACCCAGGAGGAGGTGTTGACGACGGTGCTGCCTGCTCTGACGTTGCCCTACTGGCAGTATCAGTCCGAAGATGCAGCCGATCGCGAGATGGGCTTCCAACTCTGGCAGCGCGTGTGTCCCTCCTTTCGCAAGCTGCGGGTGGTGCTGCAATATGCCAGCCAGATTGCACATGCCCGTCAGGTCGAACGCATCACGCCGACTATTCTCGCCGAGACGCTGCGCTTAACGCTGATTCCGCAGGTTCCGACCCCGCGCCACCCGCCGCCTCCCTCACCTGCCGGGTCCCATGAGGCTGCCTCAGAACAACGGCCCCCTCGCTCATGA
- a CDS encoding tyrosine-type recombinase/integrase, which translates to MGQMIAELVEAAGELVPEETSAHHLRHTFARSYLAQYPGDLVGLAALLGHRSLDTTRLYSEPSVSTLSTRVERLSLNAYSG; encoded by the coding sequence ATGGGACAGATGATTGCCGAGCTGGTGGAGGCTGCAGGTGAACTGGTCCCCGAGGAGACCAGCGCTCACCACCTGCGCCACACCTTTGCCCGCAGTTACCTGGCGCAATATCCAGGAGACCTGGTCGGGCTGGCAGCGCTGTTGGGGCATCGCTCGCTCGATACCACCCGACTCTATAGTGAGCCGTCGGTCTCGACCCTTTCGACTCGCGTTGAACGACTCTCACTGAATGCCTATTCGGGATGA
- a CDS encoding LuxR C-terminal-related transcriptional regulator yields the protein MAASHPRLRWHTDRQAYELEEEGRSVSPPFPFDDNGWFAWLEGVSSFSFQGQQGQLTVRKEARPRGAQYWYAYRRIGPKMAKKYLGRSADLTLARLEEVAAAFPSAAGSTAEPAEPSHAIPMDEQRLPHDPLLATKLHPPRPRSRLVSRAHLVERLQQGMESALTLISAPAGFGKTTLLAQWLAESGTPVAWLSLEPGENEPIRFFSYFLASLQTLHPQLGTTARALLETSPGIALERVLALLINDVLESVTDPFALVLDDYHVIETETIHGGVAFLLEHLPPQMHLVMATRADPPLPLMRLRARGQLTEVRAADLRFDLDEAREFLHTVMRLDLPAEALAALDQRTEGWIAGLQLAALSLSGRSDVAAFLRAFTGSHRFILDYLTAEVFSRQPREVQSFLLATSILERLSGPLCDAVTGQPESQSRLAALEQANLFVVALDDEQRWYRYHHLFAEVLRTRLQQNDPSLVPHLHVRASRWYEQQRLFAEAVQHAFAAADIERAADLIERIDVNSWAGLGMEVQRVLGWLARLPESFVCTRPLLCIIHAIALMFTNRLEEAEARLQMAERCLDGQPPSEQTAFLRGHIAATRGVMARFSGDLARSVAQAQQALVLLPHPERTPGPISRLNVAQAFLADGDVTAPQERLALEMVTVLKTSENQSMTMRSLTNLAQLQAMQGRLRQAAATFEQAAQVAPRPEDLQAITGSLVYFFGLADILREWNELDQAAHLLEQGMELVEGGLTAEGHVLMLGYTTLARLYLARGQYPQALAALDTFTHLAGARHLAPSLMASASAWRAHMELMQGNLLAAKGWAEHCGLTVTDDDLRYQNERAYLTLLRIGIVEGRENPSASRWQEISHRLERRLRDAEAKARRRSVLELLLLEALAWAAQRERNAACSALSRALSLAEPQGYVRLFVDEGTPVRDLLRHLLARGVSPHSAATLLAAFGEPAGEDTARFLSHPDGLIEPLTKREQEVLQLLAEGASNREIAQRLIVSTGTVKKYVYNICGKLGVQSRTQALARARSLHLL from the coding sequence ATGGCGGCGTCCCATCCCCGCCTGCGTTGGCACACTGATCGCCAAGCCTATGAACTGGAGGAAGAGGGTCGTAGCGTCTCCCCTCCTTTCCCATTCGATGATAACGGATGGTTCGCCTGGCTAGAAGGCGTTTCCTCCTTCTCATTTCAAGGGCAACAGGGGCAGTTGACGGTGCGCAAAGAGGCCAGGCCCAGGGGAGCTCAGTATTGGTATGCCTACCGGCGCATTGGCCCGAAGATGGCGAAGAAGTACCTGGGGCGCAGCGCCGATCTCACCCTCGCTCGCTTAGAGGAGGTTGCCGCTGCCTTCCCTTCAGCGGCAGGCTCTACCGCTGAACCTGCTGAACCCTCTCACGCCATACCCATGGATGAGCAGCGCCTGCCGCATGATCCACTGCTTGCGACCAAACTCCACCCACCTCGCCCGCGTAGCCGCCTGGTCTCCCGTGCCCACCTCGTCGAGCGCCTGCAGCAGGGCATGGAGTCTGCCCTGACCCTTATCTCAGCCCCAGCCGGCTTCGGCAAAACCACATTGTTAGCTCAATGGCTGGCCGAAAGTGGGACGCCGGTCGCCTGGCTCTCGCTTGAACCCGGGGAGAACGAGCCAATCCGTTTCTTCTCCTACTTCCTTGCCTCCTTGCAAACCCTGCATCCGCAACTGGGGACGACGGCACGAGCACTGCTCGAAACGTCACCAGGTATTGCCCTGGAGCGCGTCCTCGCCTTGCTTATCAACGACGTGCTTGAGTCGGTGACCGATCCGTTTGCGCTCGTTTTGGACGACTATCATGTGATTGAGACCGAGACCATTCACGGTGGAGTAGCTTTCTTGTTGGAGCATCTGCCACCGCAGATGCACCTGGTCATGGCTACTCGCGCCGACCCGCCACTGCCATTGATGCGACTGCGGGCGCGTGGACAGCTGACCGAGGTCCGGGCCGCCGATCTGCGGTTTGATCTCGATGAGGCGCGTGAGTTTTTACATACCGTGATGCGGCTTGACCTGCCGGCTGAAGCCCTGGCTGCGCTCGACCAGCGGACAGAAGGATGGATTGCCGGACTGCAGCTCGCAGCCCTTTCCTTGTCCGGCAGGAGTGATGTTGCCGCCTTTCTCCGCGCCTTCACCGGCAGTCATCGCTTCATCCTTGATTATCTCACTGCAGAGGTCTTCTCGCGCCAACCACGCGAGGTGCAGTCGTTTCTGCTCGCCACCTCCATCCTCGAGCGGCTCAGTGGCCCTCTCTGCGATGCCGTGACCGGACAACCAGAGAGCCAGTCACGGCTGGCTGCACTCGAGCAGGCCAACCTCTTTGTGGTGGCGCTGGATGATGAGCAGCGCTGGTATCGCTATCACCACCTGTTTGCCGAAGTGCTGCGCACACGCTTGCAGCAGAACGATCCGTCATTGGTCCCTCACCTGCACGTACGCGCCAGCCGCTGGTATGAGCAGCAGAGATTGTTCGCCGAAGCGGTCCAGCACGCCTTCGCTGCTGCAGATATCGAGCGCGCCGCCGATCTGATCGAGCGCATCGATGTGAACAGTTGGGCAGGACTTGGCATGGAGGTGCAGCGCGTGCTTGGTTGGCTTGCTCGCCTGCCTGAATCGTTCGTCTGCACGCGCCCCTTGCTCTGCATCATTCACGCCATCGCCCTGATGTTTACCAATCGGTTAGAGGAGGCCGAGGCACGCCTGCAGATGGCGGAGCGCTGCCTCGACGGGCAGCCACCTTCCGAACAGACGGCTTTTCTTCGGGGCCATATCGCTGCGACGCGCGGGGTGATGGCTCGCTTCTCGGGCGATCTTGCTCGCTCGGTGGCGCAGGCCCAGCAAGCGCTCGTCTTGCTGCCGCATCCAGAGAGGACACCGGGGCCGATTTCCCGCTTGAACGTTGCCCAGGCATTCCTTGCAGATGGGGACGTGACCGCGCCGCAGGAGCGGCTGGCCCTGGAGATGGTGACAGTGCTCAAGACCTCCGAGAATCAGTCCATGACCATGCGAAGCCTTACCAATCTGGCCCAGCTTCAGGCTATGCAGGGGAGGCTGCGCCAGGCAGCAGCGACGTTCGAGCAAGCGGCGCAGGTTGCACCGCGGCCCGAGGACTTGCAGGCTATCACCGGAAGCCTGGTCTACTTCTTCGGGCTGGCTGATATTCTGCGGGAGTGGAACGAGTTGGACCAGGCTGCCCATCTCCTGGAACAGGGTATGGAACTGGTCGAGGGCGGTCTGACGGCGGAAGGCCACGTCCTCATGCTCGGTTACACCACGCTCGCGCGCCTGTATCTGGCACGCGGCCAGTATCCGCAGGCGCTCGCAGCATTGGACACGTTCACGCACCTGGCTGGCGCCCGTCACCTCGCTCCCTCCCTGATGGCGAGCGCGAGCGCCTGGCGTGCCCACATGGAACTGATGCAGGGCAACCTTCTGGCAGCGAAGGGCTGGGCGGAACACTGCGGCCTCACGGTCACAGATGACGATCTCAGGTACCAGAACGAACGAGCCTATCTGACCTTGCTGCGCATAGGCATTGTAGAGGGGCGTGAGAACCCATCTGCTTCCCGCTGGCAGGAGATCTCTCACAGGTTGGAGCGACGGCTGCGGGACGCTGAGGCGAAAGCGCGCAGAAGGAGTGTGCTGGAACTCCTGCTCCTGGAGGCGCTGGCGTGGGCTGCACAACGTGAGCGGAACGCGGCCTGCTCTGCGCTCTCCCGTGCCCTGTCCCTCGCCGAACCGCAGGGGTACGTCCGCCTCTTTGTCGATGAGGGGACACCGGTGCGGGACCTGTTGCGCCACTTGCTCGCACGCGGGGTCAGCCCGCACTCTGCCGCTACACTGCTCGCAGCTTTTGGGGAGCCGGCAGGCGAAGACACGGCTCGTTTCCTCTCTCACCCCGATGGACTCATCGAACCCCTCACGAAGCGCGAACAGGAGGTGTTGCAGTTACTGGCCGAAGGGGCTTCCAATCGCGAAATTGCCCAACGCCTGATCGTGAGTACGGGTACCGTCAAGAAGTACGTGTATAACATCTGCGGCAAGCTAGGGGTACAGAGCCGCACACAGGCCCTCGCTCGTGCGCGATCCCTGCACCTCCTCTAA
- a CDS encoding glycosyltransferase, giving the protein MIDSEGAISPANTLFVMLCFEGPDVYSTAGGLGTRVTELSEALAIQGYTTYLFFIGDPTKPATEARVDGRLILKRWSQWVSKYYLNGVYDGEEAKLYDFNESIPYYVYSEIVRQAVAEGKTVVIMGEDWHTAEVMCRTSDLLHWFGVRQRVLMLWNLNSLMSLHRINWGRLNFVTTICTVSKYMKHRMWSYGVNPLVIPNGIPTRHLNPVNEDDVTRLREIARGGDPRRLFLFKIGRFDPDKRWIMAVEAVARLKYSGYPVTFYVRGGIEPHGADVLRYAYNLGLTITDVVAQRPTLEQCLDAMANAAPADIYNLRFFLPEEFVRTIYRAADSTLANSGHEPFGLVALEVMAAQGIAVTGSTGEDYAISFENAIVTETDDPEEIVGYLIYLRRHPEEQERIRCAGRNTAEQFLWDKVIENLVSKLEFLARKQDIRFV; this is encoded by the coding sequence ATGATTGATTCAGAGGGGGCTATTTCGCCTGCTAATACGCTTTTTGTGATGCTCTGTTTCGAGGGGCCGGATGTCTATTCGACGGCCGGGGGGCTTGGTACGCGGGTGACGGAGTTGAGCGAGGCTCTGGCAATACAGGGCTATACGACCTATCTCTTTTTCATCGGCGATCCAACCAAGCCGGCGACGGAAGCGCGCGTCGATGGACGGCTGATCCTCAAACGCTGGTCGCAGTGGGTGAGCAAGTATTATCTGAATGGGGTCTATGACGGCGAAGAGGCCAAGCTCTATGATTTCAATGAGAGCATTCCGTATTATGTCTATAGCGAGATTGTGCGCCAGGCGGTGGCCGAGGGCAAGACGGTCGTCATTATGGGCGAAGACTGGCATACCGCCGAGGTGATGTGCCGCACTTCCGACCTGTTGCACTGGTTTGGCGTGCGGCAGAGGGTTTTGATGCTGTGGAATCTCAATAGCCTGATGTCGCTGCATCGCATCAATTGGGGCCGCCTCAATTTTGTTACGACGATCTGCACGGTCAGTAAATATATGAAGCACCGGATGTGGAGCTATGGGGTGAACCCGCTGGTGATTCCGAACGGTATTCCGACGCGCCATTTGAACCCGGTGAACGAGGATGATGTGACGCGGTTGCGTGAAATCGCGCGCGGGGGCGATCCACGTCGCCTTTTCCTGTTCAAGATCGGGCGCTTCGATCCTGATAAGCGCTGGATCATGGCAGTCGAGGCCGTGGCGCGTCTGAAATATAGCGGTTACCCGGTGACGTTTTATGTACGCGGGGGCATTGAGCCGCATGGAGCCGATGTGCTGCGCTATGCCTACAACCTGGGGCTGACGATTACCGATGTGGTAGCACAGCGCCCGACGTTGGAGCAATGCCTGGATGCAATGGCGAACGCGGCGCCCGCCGATATTTATAACCTGCGCTTCTTCCTGCCGGAAGAGTTTGTGCGCACGATCTACCGCGCAGCCGATTCGACGCTCGCTAATAGCGGGCACGAGCCGTTTGGCCTGGTGGCGCTCGAAGTGATGGCGGCCCAGGGCATCGCCGTTACAGGCAGCACGGGCGAGGATTACGCCATCTCTTTCGAAAATGCCATCGTTACCGAGACCGATGACCCCGAAGAAATCGTCGGTTACCTGATCTATTTGCGCCGGCATCCAGAGGAGCAGGAGCGCATTCGCTGCGCCGGGCGCAACACCGCCGAGCAGTTCTTATGGGATAAGGTCATCGAGAACCTTGTCAGTAAATTGGAATTTCTCGCGCGTAAACAGGATATACGATTCGTATAA
- a CDS encoding ester cyclase has protein sequence MSAEENKALMRRFVDEVMNKGNIAVAHELVALDYIEHDPLPGQQQGRQGLIDTLTMVHTAFPDFEWTIEELVAEGEKVASYNTWRGTHQGVFLGIPPTGKGVTVPAMVFDIWVDGKLKESRLLMNVMSLMQQLGVVPLPGQSS, from the coding sequence ATGTCAGCAGAAGAGAACAAAGCGCTTATGCGGCGCTTTGTTGACGAGGTCATGAACAAAGGAAATATAGCGGTTGCTCATGAACTGGTGGCACTCGACTATATCGAGCATGATCCACTTCCCGGGCAACAGCAGGGGCGCCAGGGGCTGATAGATACGCTCACCATGGTGCATACAGCGTTTCCCGACTTTGAATGGACCATTGAAGAACTGGTGGCTGAAGGGGAGAAGGTGGCAAGCTACAATACCTGGCGCGGTACCCACCAGGGGGTGTTTCTGGGTATTCCTCCCACGGGAAAGGGGGTGACGGTCCCTGCGATGGTGTTTGATATCTGGGTTGATGGGAAACTCAAAGAAAGTCGGCTGTTGATGAATGTCATGAGCCTCATGCAACAGTTGGGTGTGGTTCCATTACCCGGGCAGTCCAGCTAG
- a CDS encoding tyrosine-type recombinase/integrase: MMQHVTSLKTDRSDQSPHEFLENWRRFLQEHDHAAGTVKKYTQAVAHFLAWYEQEERIPLQLTTLTPIALIGYRNELQHEQHKSVSTINLRVSALCAWCAWLVDQGYLPLDPAARVKLVSGAVGSKREGLSSSQVNALLRQAQASRDPARNYAIVQVLLQTGIRLSECSGLTLGDITFGERSGLLLIRAGKGNKVRSVPLNASAREALAAYVAPRLEVERVSLKTVAAKWPKPLSPRSFESVWLSQKGGALTDGTDDCRAGGGCR; encoded by the coding sequence ATGATGCAACACGTGACCTCCTTGAAAACGGATCGTTCTGATCAGTCGCCTCATGAGTTCCTGGAGAACTGGCGGCGATTTTTACAGGAGCATGATCATGCAGCAGGGACGGTCAAAAAGTATACCCAGGCCGTTGCGCATTTCCTGGCCTGGTATGAGCAGGAAGAACGCATTCCCCTGCAACTGACAACCCTTACGCCGATCGCACTGATTGGCTACCGCAACGAACTCCAACACGAGCAGCACAAATCTGTCAGCACCATCAACCTGCGCGTGAGCGCCTTGTGCGCCTGGTGCGCCTGGCTCGTCGACCAGGGCTATCTGCCGCTTGATCCAGCAGCACGTGTCAAGCTGGTCAGTGGAGCAGTCGGCTCCAAGCGCGAAGGACTTTCCTCGTCTCAGGTCAATGCGCTGCTTCGCCAGGCGCAGGCCTCCCGCGACCCGGCACGCAATTACGCCATTGTGCAGGTCTTGTTGCAAACGGGCATCCGCTTGAGCGAGTGCAGCGGTCTCACCCTGGGTGATATCACCTTCGGAGAACGCAGTGGTCTGCTGCTGATCCGCGCCGGCAAAGGCAATAAGGTCCGTTCGGTGCCGCTCAATGCCTCGGCGCGCGAGGCCCTGGCCGCCTATGTGGCGCCACGCCTGGAGGTGGAAAGGGTGTCACTCAAGACGGTGGCGGCGAAGTGGCCCAAACCACTATCGCCACGCTCCTTTGAGTCAGTGTGGCTCAGTCAGAAAGGTGGAGCCCTCACCGATGGGACAGATGATTGCCGAGCTGGTGGAGGCTGCAGGTGA